One Camelina sativa cultivar DH55 chromosome 3, Cs, whole genome shotgun sequence genomic window carries:
- the LOC104776882 gene encoding protein RALF-like 4, which translates to MGIKMLLVFGLLILAMVAKSVNATYPLTKSCINGQGCIGEDDELESLMDSETNRRQLARGRRYIGYDALKKNNVPCSRRGRSYYDCKKRRRNNPYRRGCSAITHCYRYAR; encoded by the coding sequence atgggtaTCAAAATGTTACTTGTCTTCGGCCTCTTGATCTTAGCTATGGTAGCTAAATCCGTCAATGCCACCTATCCACTGACTAAATCATGCATCAACGGGCAAGGTTGCATCGGAGAGGACGATGAGCTCGAATCTCTAATGGATTCAGAGACAAACCGACGTCAACTCGCAAGAGGACGTCGTTACATTGGCTATGATGCTCTCAAAAAGAACAATGTGCCTTGCAGTAGACGTGGCCGATCTTACTACGAttgcaagaagagaagaaggaataATCCTTATAGGCGTGGATGCAGTGCCATCACGCATTGCTATAGGTACGCGCGCTAA
- the LOC104776885 gene encoding non-classical arabinogalactan protein 31-like encodes MGFVGKSVLLSLVALWCFTSSAFTEELNHVSQTPSLAPAPAPYHHGHHHPHPPHHHHPHPHPHPPAKSPVKPPVKAPVSPPAKAPGKPPVYPPTKAPVKPPTKAPVKPPVSPPTKPPVKPPVYPPTKAPVKPPTKAPVKPPVSPPAKPPVKPPVYPPTKAPVKPPTKPPVKPPVSPPAKPPVMPPVYPPKFNRSLVAVRGTVFCKSCKYAAFDSLTGAKPVEGATVRLVCKSKKNIISEATTDKNGYFFLLAXXXXXXXXXXXXXXYLVKSKDYKCNKVSKLFGGDVGAVLKPERSPGKSTVVINKLPYGIFNVGPFAFNPACPK; translated from the exons atggggtTCGTAGGTAAGAGTGTATTACTGAGTCTTGTAGCACTTTGGTGCTTCACTTCCTCTGCCTTCACTGAAGAACTGAACCATGTGTCTCAAACCCCTTCTCTAGCTCCTGCGCCGGCTCCTTACCACCACGGCCACCACCACCCACACCCTCCCCATCACCACCACCCTCACCCACACCCTCATCCACCGGCCAAATCACCTGTTAAACCCCCGGTTAAGGCACCAGTGTCTCCACCAGCCAAAGCTCCGGGTAAGCCCCCAGTTTACCCTCCCACCAAAGCTCCAGTTAAGCCCCCAACCAAAGCTCCGGTTAAGCCACCAGTTTCCCCGCCAACCAAACCTCCCGTTAAGCCCCCGGTGTACCCTCCCACCAAAGCTCCGGTTAAACCCCCAACTAAAGCCCCGGTTAAGCCACCAGTTTCCCCACCAGCAAAACCTCCGGTCAAGCCCCCGGTTTACCCTCCCACCAAAGCTCCAGTGAAGCCCCCAACTAAGCCCCCGGTTAAGCCACCTGTTTCTCCTCCCGCTAAGCCACCGGTTATGCCGCCGGTGTACCCGCCTAAGTTCAACCGTAGCCTAGTCGCCGTTCGTGGTACAGTCTTCTGCAAAAGCTGCAAATACGCTGCGTTCGACTCACTCACAGGCGCTAAACCCGTCGAAG GTGCTACTGTGAGACTAGTGTGCAAGAGCAAGAAGAACATAATCTCGGAGGCGACAACAGACAAGAACGGATACTTCTTTTTGTTGGC NNNNNNNNNNNNNNNNNNNNNNNNNNNNNNNNNNNNNNNNNNNTATTTGGTGAAATCAAAGGACTACAAGTGCAACAAAGTCTCCAAGCTCTTCGGTGGAGATGTCGGCGCTGTGCTCAAGCCTGAGAGAAGCCCAGGAAAATCCACGGTGGTGATCAACAAGCTGCCTTACGGTATCTTTAACGTCGGTCCATTTGCCTTTAACCCGGCTTGCCCCAAATGA
- the LOC104776887 gene encoding B3 domain-containing transcription factor LEC2-like isoform X2: MDNFFPFSSSNANSVQEFAMDANNNLSHITTMPTLYHHQAEPHHLLYSYPVEQMAAVMNPHQLLYSSDAFPQIPVSQPGSEFCSLVSNPNPCLRTERGGLFLDPTKMARINRKNAMIRSRNNSSPNSSPDEVVESKRQVMMLNMKNNVQIPVRTDLYPHSTFDNKKLRVLCVKLLKNSDVGALGRIVLPKREAEGKLPKLSDKEGIVLEMRDVFSLQSWSFKYKFWSNNKSRMYVLENTGEFVRQNGVESGDTLTIYEDESKNLPGRQNGGRGVESMEVNEMNHYEEIMYDFMPGDEEEASIAMLIGNLNDHYPNPNDLMGLTVDHQHHQAASSLPSVDYPHVGSLDDRVSFDDIVW; the protein is encoded by the exons ATGGATAACTTCTTTCCCTTTTCCTCTTCTAACGCAAACTCTGTCCAAGAATTCGCTATGGATGCTAACAACAATCTCTCGCACATAACAACGATGCCTACTTTATACCATCATCAGGCTGAGCCTCATCACTTGTTGTATTCCTACCCGGTGGAGCAGATGGCAGCCGTGATGAATCCTCATCAACTGCTTTACTCATCCGATGCTTTTCCTCAGATCCCGGTTTCGCAACCCGGAAGTGAGTTCTGTTCTTTGGTTAGTAATCCTAATCCTTGTTTGAGAACAGAAAGAGGTGGCTTGTTTCTTGATCCGACGAAGATGGCCAGGATCAACAGGAAAAACGCGATGATCAGATCAAGAAACAACTCTAGCCCTAATTCTAGTCCAGATGAGGTGGTTGAGTCAAAGAGACAGGTAATGATGCTTAACATGAAAAATAATGTGCAGATCCCTGTGAGAACAGATCTCTACCCTCACTCCACTTTCGATAACAAG AAGCTTAGGGTTTTGTGTGTGAAGCTTTTGAAGAACAGCGATGTTGGGGCACTTGGGAGGATAGTTCTCCCAAAG AGAGAAGCCGAAGGAAAGCTTCCGAAGTTATCTGATAAAGAAGGAATCGTTTTAGAGATGAGAGATGTTTTCTCTTTGCAGTCTTGGTCTTTCAAATACAA GTTCTGGTCCAATAACAAGAGCAGAATGTATGTCCTCGAAAACACAG GAGAATTTGTGAGGCAAAATGGAGTAGAGTCGGGAGATACTTTAACAATATACGAGGACGAAAGCAAGAATCTC CCGGGAAGACAAAatggaggaagaggagttgaGTCGATGGAAGTGAACGAGATGAACCACTACGAAGAGATAATGTATGATTTCATGccaggagacgaagaagaagcttctaTTGCAATGCTCATCGGAAATCTAAACGATCACTATCCCAACCCTAACGATCTCATGGGCCTCACCGTTGATCATCAGCACCATCAAGCCGCGTCCTCGTTGCCATCTGTGGATTATCCGCACGTGGGTTCACTCGATGATCGAGTGAGCTTTGACGACATTGTGTGGTGA
- the LOC104778919 gene encoding uncharacterized protein LOC104778919: MTDGEKLKVYHALLERSNNGTLKRTHTREVANLLPVPLLTVQRIWKLAKDIPNGEVVDVSHKRKGKCGGKNIVFDLDRIVDIPFNRRKTLWSLAAALKISRTTLWRCLKRGLIKRHSNAIKPRLTENNMRARLQFCLSMLDRTTLLGHPKFVDMHNVVHIDEKWFYMTKRSENYYLHPSEEEPYHTCQSKNYIGKVMFLAAMARPRFDNNGNETFSRKIGVFPFVTMQPAQRRSRNQEAGTLELKPMTSIKRENIKDFLIGKVLPRIRERWPQEDFGKTIFIQQDNARTHVDPRDEDFSAASSHHGFDIHTTTQGVPKDD, translated from the exons ATGACAGATGGTGAAAAATTAAAGGTTTACCATGCTTTGTTGGAAAGAAGCAACAATGGAACATTGAAGAGGACCCATACAAGAGAAGTTGCTAATTTACTGCCCGTACCGTTGCTAACTGTACAACGAATTTGGAAGCTGGCTAAAGATATTCCTAATGGTGAAGTTGTTGATGTCTCGCATAAGAGAAAGGGTAAATGTGGTGGGAAGAATATTGTGTTTGACCTTGATCGAATTGTTGATATTCCATTCAATCGACGGAAAACTTTATGGTCATTGGCGGCTGCTTTGAAAATTAGTCGGACGACGTTGTGGCGATGTCTAAAAAGAGGGCTCATTAAACGACATTCAAATGCCATCAAGCCACGTTTGACGGAAAACAACATGAGAGCTCGACTGCAATTTTGTCTCTCCATGCTCGACAGAACTACTTTGCTCGGTCATCCGAAGTTTGTTGATATGCATAATGTTGTGCATATCGATGAAAAATGGTTTTATATGACAAAAAGGTCAGAAAACTATTACTTGCATCCCAGTGAAGAAGAGCCATATCATACATGTCAAAGTAAAAACTACATCGGCAAGGTAATGTTTTTAGCTGCCATGGCTCGTCCAAGATTTGATAACAATGGAAATGAGacattttcaagaaaaataGGAGTTTTCCCGTTTGTTACAATGCAACCAGCTCAAAGACGTAGTAGAAATCAAGAGGCGGGTACTTTGGAGTTAAAGCCCATGACTTCCAtcaagagagaaaatataaaagattttctcATTGGAAAAGTTCTTCCAAGAATTCGTGAACGATGGCCACAAGAAGATTTTgggaaaacaatatttattcAACAGGATAATGCAAGAACCCACGTTGATCCAAGGGATGAGGATTTTAGTGCAGCTTCTTCTCATCATGGTTTTGATATCC ACACTACAACACAAGGTGTGCCCAAAGACGATTGA
- the LOC104776887 gene encoding B3 domain-containing transcription factor LEC2-like isoform X1 — protein MDNFFPFSSSNANSVQEFAMDANNNLSHITTMPTLYHHQAEPHHLLYSYPVEQMAAVMNPHQLLYSSDAFPQIPVSQPGSEFCSLVSNPNPCLRTERGGLFLDPTKMARINRKNAMIRSRNNSSPNSSPDEVVESKRQVMMLNMKNNVQIPVRTDLYPHSTFDNKKLRVLCVKLLKNSDVGALGRIVLPKREAEGKLPKLSDKEGIVLEMRDVFSLQSWSFKYKFWSNNKSRMYVLENTGEFVRQNGVESGDTLTIYEDESKNLYFAVTKPGRQNGGRGVESMEVNEMNHYEEIMYDFMPGDEEEASIAMLIGNLNDHYPNPNDLMGLTVDHQHHQAASSLPSVDYPHVGSLDDRVSFDDIVW, from the exons ATGGATAACTTCTTTCCCTTTTCCTCTTCTAACGCAAACTCTGTCCAAGAATTCGCTATGGATGCTAACAACAATCTCTCGCACATAACAACGATGCCTACTTTATACCATCATCAGGCTGAGCCTCATCACTTGTTGTATTCCTACCCGGTGGAGCAGATGGCAGCCGTGATGAATCCTCATCAACTGCTTTACTCATCCGATGCTTTTCCTCAGATCCCGGTTTCGCAACCCGGAAGTGAGTTCTGTTCTTTGGTTAGTAATCCTAATCCTTGTTTGAGAACAGAAAGAGGTGGCTTGTTTCTTGATCCGACGAAGATGGCCAGGATCAACAGGAAAAACGCGATGATCAGATCAAGAAACAACTCTAGCCCTAATTCTAGTCCAGATGAGGTGGTTGAGTCAAAGAGACAGGTAATGATGCTTAACATGAAAAATAATGTGCAGATCCCTGTGAGAACAGATCTCTACCCTCACTCCACTTTCGATAACAAG AAGCTTAGGGTTTTGTGTGTGAAGCTTTTGAAGAACAGCGATGTTGGGGCACTTGGGAGGATAGTTCTCCCAAAG AGAGAAGCCGAAGGAAAGCTTCCGAAGTTATCTGATAAAGAAGGAATCGTTTTAGAGATGAGAGATGTTTTCTCTTTGCAGTCTTGGTCTTTCAAATACAA GTTCTGGTCCAATAACAAGAGCAGAATGTATGTCCTCGAAAACACAG GAGAATTTGTGAGGCAAAATGGAGTAGAGTCGGGAGATACTTTAACAATATACGAGGACGAAAGCAAGAATCTC TACTTCGCTGTTACAAAGCCGGGAAGACAAAatggaggaagaggagttgaGTCGATGGAAGTGAACGAGATGAACCACTACGAAGAGATAATGTATGATTTCATGccaggagacgaagaagaagcttctaTTGCAATGCTCATCGGAAATCTAAACGATCACTATCCCAACCCTAACGATCTCATGGGCCTCACCGTTGATCATCAGCACCATCAAGCCGCGTCCTCGTTGCCATCTGTGGATTATCCGCACGTGGGTTCACTCGATGATCGAGTGAGCTTTGACGACATTGTGTGGTGA
- the LOC104776887 gene encoding B3 domain-containing transcription factor LEC2-like isoform X3, producing MDNFFPFSSSNANSVQEFAMDANNNLSHITTMPTLYHHQAEPHHLLYSYPVEQMAAVMNPHQLLYSSDAFPQIPVSQPGSEFCSLVSNPNPCLRTERGGLFLDPTKMARINRKNAMIRSRNNSSPNSSPDEVVESKRQKLRVLCVKLLKNSDVGALGRIVLPKREAEGKLPKLSDKEGIVLEMRDVFSLQSWSFKYKFWSNNKSRMYVLENTGEFVRQNGVESGDTLTIYEDESKNLYFAVTKPGRQNGGRGVESMEVNEMNHYEEIMYDFMPGDEEEASIAMLIGNLNDHYPNPNDLMGLTVDHQHHQAASSLPSVDYPHVGSLDDRVSFDDIVW from the exons ATGGATAACTTCTTTCCCTTTTCCTCTTCTAACGCAAACTCTGTCCAAGAATTCGCTATGGATGCTAACAACAATCTCTCGCACATAACAACGATGCCTACTTTATACCATCATCAGGCTGAGCCTCATCACTTGTTGTATTCCTACCCGGTGGAGCAGATGGCAGCCGTGATGAATCCTCATCAACTGCTTTACTCATCCGATGCTTTTCCTCAGATCCCGGTTTCGCAACCCGGAAGTGAGTTCTGTTCTTTGGTTAGTAATCCTAATCCTTGTTTGAGAACAGAAAGAGGTGGCTTGTTTCTTGATCCGACGAAGATGGCCAGGATCAACAGGAAAAACGCGATGATCAGATCAAGAAACAACTCTAGCCCTAATTCTAGTCCAGATGAGGTGGTTGAGTCAAAGAGACAG AAGCTTAGGGTTTTGTGTGTGAAGCTTTTGAAGAACAGCGATGTTGGGGCACTTGGGAGGATAGTTCTCCCAAAG AGAGAAGCCGAAGGAAAGCTTCCGAAGTTATCTGATAAAGAAGGAATCGTTTTAGAGATGAGAGATGTTTTCTCTTTGCAGTCTTGGTCTTTCAAATACAA GTTCTGGTCCAATAACAAGAGCAGAATGTATGTCCTCGAAAACACAG GAGAATTTGTGAGGCAAAATGGAGTAGAGTCGGGAGATACTTTAACAATATACGAGGACGAAAGCAAGAATCTC TACTTCGCTGTTACAAAGCCGGGAAGACAAAatggaggaagaggagttgaGTCGATGGAAGTGAACGAGATGAACCACTACGAAGAGATAATGTATGATTTCATGccaggagacgaagaagaagcttctaTTGCAATGCTCATCGGAAATCTAAACGATCACTATCCCAACCCTAACGATCTCATGGGCCTCACCGTTGATCATCAGCACCATCAAGCCGCGTCCTCGTTGCCATCTGTGGATTATCCGCACGTGGGTTCACTCGATGATCGAGTGAGCTTTGACGACATTGTGTGGTGA
- the LOC104776883 gene encoding VQ motif-containing protein 4-like encodes MENSPRYREATNLIPSPRCHNNNNSCSMSSSSESNKPPTTPTRHVTTTTRSESGNPYPTTFVQADTSSFKQVVQMLTGSSDRPTKHGSSLKPNPTTHHHHQPDPTTTTTTRSTPSSSSSFSIPPIKAVPNKKQSSSSSGFRLYERRNSMKNLKINPLNPVFNPVNSAFSPRKHEILSPSILDFPSLVLSPVTPLIPDPFDRSGSSNQSPEEKAIKEKGFYLHPSPATTPMDPEPRLLPLFPVTSPRVSGSSSSASSTS; translated from the coding sequence ATGGAGAATTCGCCGAGATACAGAGAAGCGACGAATCTGATTCCATCGCCGAGatgccacaacaacaacaacagctgtAGTATGAGCAGTAGCAGTGAGAGTAACAAACCACCCACAACTCCAACCCGACAcgttacaacaacaacaagatccGAATCCGGAAACCCGTACCCGACAACATTCGTTCAAGCAGACACTTCATCCTTCAAACAAGTCGTTCAGATGCTAACCGGATCCTCCGACAGACCCACCAAACACGGTTCTTCCCTTAAACCAAACCCGACcacccatcatcatcatcagcccgacccaacaacaacaacaacaacaagatccactccttcctcttcctcctctttctcaATCCCTCCGATCAAAGCCGTACCAAACAAGAAacagtcttcttcctcttcaggGTTTCGTCTCTACGAGCGTCGTAATTCAATGAAGAACCTCAAAATCAATCCTTTAAACCCGGTTTTTAACCCGGTTAACTCAGCTTTCTCCCCACGGAAACACGAGATCCTCTCCCCGAGCATCCTCGATTTCCCATCTCTCGTCCTCAGCCCTGTCACTCCTCTTATACCCGACCCGTTCGATCGATCCGGGTCATCGAACCAGAGCCCCGAAGAGAAAGCCATTAAAGAGAAAGGCTTTTACTTGCATCCGTCTCCGGCTACTACTCCGATGGATCCAGAGCCTcgccttcttcctcttttcccTGTTACTTCACCTCGTGTCtcaggttcttcttcatcagcttcttctacttcttga